In Nothobranchius furzeri strain GRZ-AD chromosome 18, NfurGRZ-RIMD1, whole genome shotgun sequence, a single genomic region encodes these proteins:
- the LOC107392429 gene encoding zinc finger FYVE domain-containing protein 1 — protein MMSSHGSSSEKGVNTSLICQERFSCGGSEEAAFECDGCKSLQCVRCELELHSQERLKNHERVLIGPGHVLYCDNCKGGNGDSSKRHRSVVRCQNCKVNLCQDCQKRTHSGSSKKKHQLVSYPPPPKPAEVNSVKSTVEHVIQINDEIDFQRTKLIEKVSSFLLVDENEEMQIKNEASFVKCLGCSPEQLLKVVSIFGNTGEGKSHTLNHTFFMGREVFKTSPTQESCTVGVWAALDPLRNVVVIDTEGLLGNCSKQGQRTRLLLKVLAISDLIIYRTHADRLHDDLFKFLGDASNAYLNHFTKELKATTARCGLDVPLSTLGPAVVIFHETVHTKLLGSEKSSESVERLLLERFRKLSRYPEAFSSVQYWGTQTLSPPTDFHGLQKKLEQLLDNNATRSPRTPLVIFKALQALSERFNGEISGELSVHSCFFPDEYFTCSSQCLSCGSKCKNSMNHLDEGAFHDAQQRCRYSAQYDNRIYTCKACYEGGKEVIVIPKTSASADSPWLGLARYAWSGYVIECPSCGVIYRSRQYWYGNQDPVDTAVRTEIQHVWAGSDGFLKDNSNAAQRLLDGVNLVAQSVSELSVKPAKAVTSWLTDQIAPSYWKPNSLILMCHKCHAVFQDNDTKHHCRACGEGFCDGCSSKAAPVPERGWGPAPVRVCDVCFEQRTSHAEILASVLDEEEGGTLARKVGEAVTNTIGVVVTAIDIPLGLVKDAARPAYWVPDQDILSCHSCQREFTAKLSKHHCRACGQGVCDECSPERRAVPSRGWDHPVRVCAGCNQKPGEL, from the exons ATGATGAGTAGTCATGGCTCTTCCTCTGAAAAGGGAGTCAATACTAGTCTGATATGTCAAGAACGTTTTTCCTGTGGTGGTTCTGAAGAGGCAGCATTTGAGTGTGATGGCTGTAAAAGCCTGCAGTGTGTTCGATGTGAGCTGGAGCTTCACAGTCAGGAGCGTCTGAAGAACCACGAGCGGGTCCTGATAGGTCCGGGTCATGTCCTCTACTGTGACAATTGTAAAGGAGGCAACGGGGACAGCAGCAAGCGCCACAGGTCTGTGGTGCGCTGCCAGAATTGCAAAGTGAATTTGTGCCAAGACTGTCAGAAACGCACCCACAGTGGGAGCAGCAAGAAGAAACACCAGCTCGTTTCTTACCCTCCACCACCCAAACCTGCAGAAGTCAATTCTGTGAAGTCAACTGTTGAGCATGTTATTCAAATAAACGATGAGATCGACTTTCAGAGAACTAAACTCATAGAAAAAGTATCCAGTTTTCTCCTGGTTGACGAGAATGAAGAAATGCAG ATAAAAAATGAAGCTTCATTTGTGAAGTGTCTGGGCTGCAGCCCCGAGCAGCTGCTGAAGGTGGTGTCCATCTTTGGTAACACAGGAGAGGGAAAATCTCATACCCTGAATCACACATTCTTCATGGGTCGAGAAGTCTTCAAGACTTCGCCCACACAGGAGTCGTGCACCGTGGGAGTATGGGCTGCACTGGACCCCCTCCGCAACGTTGTGGTCATCGATACCGAGGGGCTCCTTGGAAACTGCTCCAAACAGGGACAGAGAACCCGTCTTTTGCTCAAGGTGCTCGCCATCTCCGACCTCATCATCTACCGCACCCACGCCGATCGTCTCCACGACGACCTTTTCAAGTTTCTTGGTGATGCATCCAACGCTTATCTGAATCATTTCACCAAAGAGCTCAAAGCCACAACGGCCCGCTGTGGCCTGGATGTCCCACTGTCCACTTTAGGCCCTGCTGTGGTCATCTTCCACGAGACTGTTCACACTAAGCTGCTGGGTTCAG AGAAATCCTCTGAGTCAGTAGAACGGCTTCTTTTGGAGCGATTTAGAAAACTTTCCCGTTACCCGGAAGCCTTCAGCTCGGTCCAGTATTGGGGCACGCAGACTCTCAGTCCCCCTACAGACTTCCATGGCTTGCAGAAGAAACTGGAGCAGCTCCTGGATAACAATGCGACCCGTTCCCCACGCACTCCCCTGGTCATCTTCAAAGCCCTGCAG GCTTTGAGCGAGCGCTTCAACGGGGAGATCTCAGGTGAACTGTCGGTGCACAGCTGCTTCTTTCCTGATGAGTACTTCACCTGCTCTAGCCAGTGCCTCAGTTGTGG ATCTAAATGCAAGAATAGTATGAACCACTTAGACGAAGGAGCATTTCACGACGCCCAGCAGCGCTGCCGTTACTCTGCTCAGTATGACAATCGCATTTACACCTGTAAG GCTTGCTACGAAGGGGGAAAGGAAGTTATCGTTATCCCAAAGACCTCTGCTTCCGCAGACTCTCCGTGGTTGGGTCTCGCCAGATACGCCTGGTCTGG GTATGTTATAGAATGTCCAAGCTGTGGAGTGATCTACCGAAGCCGGCAGTACTGGTATGGTAACCAGGACCCTGTAGACACGGCTGTCCGCACTGAGATCCAGCATGTTTGGGCAGGG TCTGACGGTTTTTTAAAAGACAACAGCAACGCCGCACAGCGGCTTCTGGATGGAGTCAACCTAGTGGCCCAGTCCGTGTCAGAGCTCAGTGTCAAACCTGCCAAGGCCGTCACCTCATGGCTGACAGATCAGATCGCCCCATCCTACTGGAAACCTAACTCCCTCATCTTG ATGTGCCACAAGTGTCACGCAGTCTTCCAGGATAATGACACCAAGCATCACTGCCGTGCCTGCGGGGAGGGCTTTTGTGATGGCTGCTCCTCTAAAGCTGCGCCCGTCCCTGAGAGAGGCTGGGGTCCTGCCCCTGTCAGAGTCTGTGACGTCTGCTTTGAGCAGAGGACATCACATGCAG AAATACTCGCATCTGTACTTGACGAGGAAGAAGGTGGAACTCTTGCCAGGAAGGTTGGAGAAGCGGTTACCAACACCATAGGAGTCGTGGTTACCGCCATTGATATCCCACTTG GCTTAGTGAAAGATGCAGCCCGTCCTGCCTATTGGGTTCCTGACCAGGACATCTTGTCATGCCACAGCTGCCAACGTGAGTTCACTGCCAAGCTGTCCAAGCACCACTGCCGTGCCTGTGGCCAAGGAGTGTGTGACGAATGCTCCCCGGAGCGCCGAGCGGTCCCTTCGCGTGGCTGGGATCACCCTGTACGTGTGTGTGCCGGCTGCAACCAGAAACCCGGAGAACTTTAA